The DNA sequence GGCCATCAAATCGGCCGCGTTTCGTCGCGATCAATCGCGCGCCGCTGCGGCGCGAGCAGCATCATGCTTACCACAGGCCAGAGCGCTGTCGACGAGACGCTTTCCAGGAAATACATCCAGCCGGGAAAACGGCCGCTGACCAGCAGGCGCACGACCAGCTGCACCACCTGCGCCAGCATCAGCAGCGGCAGGATGTGCAACGCCTGCGTCCCCATCGGGAACCACAGCACGCGGCGGTGAATCATGATCGCGAAGTACGACAGCAAGGTATACGCCAGCGCGTGCTGCCCGAGCAGCGTCGCATCGTGCACGTCCATCAGCAATCCGATGAAGAACGCAACGCCGATGCCGACCTTGCGCGGCTGGTGAATGCTCCAGAACACCAGCGCCAGCGCGGCGAAATCCGGTACGCCGTACCACTGCCCCCAAGGCAGAAGGTTGAGCAGGAATGCCGCGATCAGCGTCACCGTGATGAAAACGGGATTGGCCGGCAACAGGATGTAGTGTGGACG is a window from the Noviherbaspirillum sp. UKPF54 genome containing:
- the mreD gene encoding rod shape-determining protein MreD — its product is MNTRPHYILLPANPVFITVTLIAAFLLNLLPWGQWYGVPDFAALALVFWSIHQPRKVGIGVAFFIGLLMDVHDATLLGQHALAYTLLSYFAIMIHRRVLWFPMGTQALHILPLLMLAQVVQLVVRLLVSGRFPGWMYFLESVSSTALWPVVSMMLLAPQRRAIDRDETRPI